Below is a genomic region from Henckelia pumila isolate YLH828 chromosome 3, ASM3356847v2, whole genome shotgun sequence.
TATAATACATCCGTTTATGATAGCGtaattttttataacataaaaatattatttgaatttcaTTCATGTTACATatacttataaaatatttatattaatctaaatatatatatatattatttatttttataaatttagaacaatatataatcttaataaatttttgatacattattttctataaaataatacttttgatttattgaaacattttgtatttaaaatatttttattaattttaaaagctaatattataataaaaaatttgatccaaaatattttaggtattttattattaaattgaataataatttttatatttttatataataaaatttactaattcatatatatatataatatatattataacaaaatttatttataatatatatatatatatataaatattcgaATATGAGTACGGGGATAGGGACTTAGTCCACGCGGGCATGGGTACGGGGATTTCCCGATAAGAATTAATGGGGATCGGGGCGGGTATGGGATCAGGCTTGAATTCGGATATGGGAAAGGCATCCACGTCCCCGACCCGgcccattgtcatccctaattGGTTGGAAGTTGAAACCATGAAAATATGGAGAGGCGGAACGAAGGTAGTTTAggtagtttaaaaaaaaaaccaaaacacCATTTAGTTATTTTACCGCGCCCAActttaataaatagtaaaaaataaaagagatatataaatatatatatatatatatatttatatatttgaaaaatgtACATATATACCAATTTACAACCCGTTTGGATTTGATAGACATTTCttaaaaaaagtgctttttgaagctataattttttgctAAAATATTCTCGgaattattatttgaaaataatatttgaaaattattaaaatttatttaattaatattcataaattaaattattgattctttttattttatgtatttcagtTTTGATTTGTATTTCAATATAATTATTTCGATTATATATTCCAATTTTATAAcacaatttacattttttagttgtttaataattatttaaataaataaatattaaattaaattaataattaaatatttattgattaaattaACTGATTATAATACAAATTTTTTGttatgatatttaattattatgtaaaaaacaaataaatataataataaaaagtaataaaataatttaaaatttaaaaaaaataaaaggggCGCACCCTTTTCGTGCGCGAAATAAGGCGCAGGAATGGTGTCAAAACTACACATACAATATTTCTAAAAAATCTTAAATAATACCTACAACTTCGAAATATCATATACAAATTCGAATAAACACctaaaaattcgaaaataaaaccaaaattaatTGAAATAATTCGAAACATTACctggaaaaatatgaaaattaagCAATACCTCCCAATCGGGTTGAATAATGCATCTACAACCAACaataaacacaaataaattctaaattttCGAATAAATGAAAAATTGCACAAAACCGAAACCCTAATTTCAAAATCTAACATGGATCTACACGGCAGGCGGCGGCTGGAGACGGCGGTGACAACAAACGGCCGTCTGCGGGCTGTTTCGGAACGGGAATCGCGGGAATCGGCTGAAAGGGGAAAATGGAATTAAATTGAAGCTCGAGATGTGATGACTCTAGATCTATAATTATTGTGAAGCATGGGTGGTCGAAACATATCATGAAAATGGGGGCTGCGGCGGCGAGGTGTCAGGTTTGTGAGAGGGGGGAGAAAATTAGATAAAAGAAGGAAAATGAGGAAGAACGAGTCGGCGTGAGAGAAAATTATAATGTTCCTAcgtttttttataaaatcattTGCGACGCCCGTTAAAAACCCGTCGTACCAAGTATTCAACGGTTGTATTAAAAACGTCGCAATTTGCAACGCTTTAATAAAAAACCGTCgtaaaaaatatgattatttttaTGAATGTAGTAATATTATTAATCAATTTTATTATGATGCTAGGTATTCATCCATTGTGCAAACTAATGAGGAGTCATTTAACTATTGGATATgatgaattatatatttattggaTATGATGAATTAAAAAATAGACCAAAACATCAATTAGTTATTTTACGATGCCTAACTTTATGAATGTAGTAATATTATTAATCAAGGtcagtaaatatatattttaaaaatccttataaagataaataataaatgtctaaatattaaaaaaaaacacaatcaATATTTATATGAATTTCCGACGGTTTTAATTAAAGTGTCGCAAATTGCGACCCTTAACTCAAAACCGTcggaaataatataattatttatatatctatactattCTATAAAAGATCTGCCTATTATAGTAACTGTCTTGAGGATACCAAATTTATTTATTCCAAAATTAACTTTTTATACTCAATATTTCATTAAAAACTTCTCTTCTACACACAAAGTGTGTGCATTTTTTACTAGtatgtatttatattattacTGAAGGTCAATATACATCTTAAAAAACCgcaaaatgaaaaataattaatgtcCGAATATTGACATAATATATCACGATCAATTTTTATATGTCATCATTTCCGACGGTTGTAATTTAAATGCGACGCTTTTAATAAAACCGTCGGAAAGAATATTATTATTCTTATAtatgtattaatattattaCTAAAGGTAAatctatgtatatatatcttaaaaggccgtaaaatgataaataattattgTTCAAATATTGACTTAATAATTCACGATCATTATTTATATACTTGACTTTTAGTTGAATCATCTACCAATTAAACCTATTTTCAATAATTCGTAtactaatttaatattttatcaataatttgtttatcaaaataaatattacccctaataataataacaataacaataataattgaTACGTGCATAtacaatataaaaaatttgttaAAATGATTGAAGAACTATAAATACTTATTGCTTTGACAGTAATTTTTGAACGAGTAGCAGAAAAATGGTCatgttatatttaataaaatagaaaCCTTCGGTCTTAAATCCTTTCAACACATCAAATGGTTTGCCCCTGAGCGAGCTGAGCAGCAGCACACATGTAGTTGAAACATGTGAATAGTGAACACAAAGAGAATCCATGAAAAGCAAGATCAACGATATGCTAATATTGGAGATGCCAAGCTTTGAGCTGATTCAATATCGTAAAACATGGCTACAAGGTCAAATAGTATATACACGATATTGTCACGTGTGGCCGTATTTACTAAACAAATGAGCATACATGGTAAAGGGTTTAAGAACTTCGCAAGACTCGAAAATTGGTGTTACTGCTATCATTAGATAGGTTGTAGAATTTTTCGACTTGGGCAAGCTCAAGAACGGCAAAGATCGTCATAATTACATGATCGAGCGAATCACTACAGCCCCTGACAAAGTATACATGGGTAAGAATACAAGTGTTTGTCTCTAATAGAATACGAGTGCGCATAAGCAAAGCTGCGAGTAGTTAAGAAATCTAACATTATAAATGCACTCGATCTTAAAGAAGCAGTGAATTAAGATTTTAACGGCATAATATAGAAAATGTGACCCTtaaattcttttttaaaaagaaggaaaaaaaaaaaaacaagtggAAGCAATAGATGGCACCTCAGATGGTGATGACAACAGGAAGTCCCTGTCTGTACCCATATGGCCGCTTAATCTCCTGCACAACTTCCTTTTTTCAGTTTTCATTCGATCGTCCTTTCTATTTTTCCAAATACACATCTTCAAAACTATGCATATGCACGTGTGTTTATGTGTGTGCCTGTGACTGTTATCTGCCAGGGGACCAATTCCAGTTGGGAGGGGAGGGGGGAGGGAATTTAACGAGAAATACATACCTCGGTCTCTCAGGTTTGCTGAGACGTTTAGACATAATAGATGCCTGCATTAAGAGATGATGGCTGTTATTTCATATATtagatatttttattattaaaaaaaaaaaagctagaGGCGGGGAGAGAACTGTGACATAGGAAATATAATGGGTTGTGGGATTCTATGGATTGTGAAGCAAAGCCTTCAGACTGTATACTATTGCTAATAGATAAGTATCATTCAAGAAATTCAATATTCAgataaaaaaaaggaaaaaagaaaacgAGGTGGTTACTCTTAAAGTTCAATTTCGATAAAAACTTGGCGTGAAATTGATTATTAATGTGAAATTAGATCCCAAGTTGGCACAAGAGCAGGATTCATGGGCCAACATAAGCAGCCGTCGCCAGAAATTGCAAGATAGATAGAGCAAGGAGCACAGAGGATTATTTGGTACAGCTTAGATGGAAGAATCCTTGCACTCTTCAGAGCCTCCCACCAAGAGAAACAGAAAGAAACCCACAAACCCACAACGAGGGATTTTGTGATGCACAGAGAAAACAAAATCAGTTAACCAATGATAGTGAGGTCAAATTTAAATCGTTAATTTCTCCATATTTCATGGTGTGTATTTGCTCGAAACATGGGTTTGTAAATAAAGCTGTGTAACTTGTTTTGAGAACTTGTGTGAAAAAGGAGTTGGTTACTCACCAGAAATATTCTCACTAAAGTTTAGCAGCGAAGGCTGAATCATTTAATATATTTAGCAGCCAAGACTGAAtcatttaatatgaaaatatataagtGCAAAGCATGCCAAAAAGTGAGTTCCTCTAGAATTTGGTCGTCAATTAGATTTGTATTATAATTTCACAAAAACATTCTGAAGTTCTATTCTAGAAATCACTCGATCATTCAAAGGTCGGGAACCTATGTTCTCAACATTGAAATAACTGTTTATTATGAGGAATTAACACAGAAAGTAACTTGGTTGTTGAATAGAAGACCTTTCTTGGACATCAGCAAGTGGAAATCAACAAGAATTCAACTAGCCAAGTGgggaaagaaaaaagaaaatgaagaaTGTCATCTGTAAGGCCTCATGAGAAGTGAAACTCTGCACTGACTTTATTGTAATttgatttaatataatataatgtagAATAAGCAGGTAAAAAATAGCTAGAGCATGCTAGAAGCTATGAATGGTAATTTCAATTTTGCTTCATCACAGATTCTATTCCAACCTCCTCTAGGTCATTTCAACACATTTTATACACTTTGTTGTTATTAATCATGGTAGGCCCAAACAACCCTTGATCAATCAAAATCATTGCTCTCAGCCTAACATAATTAATAATGAAGGATATAAAATGGGCTTAAAAAACCTAGAAGGTTGGGAAACAATCCACGACGAAACGACGTGGAAATGTGGAATATAACATGTCACAGCCAGTGTTTGCCCGGCAGTTAATGCAAAGCACGGCTGAATGGATAATCCTGTGGCAGCACAGACATGCACCACAAAACAGCATGTTGGGTCGTGAACCCAGGTCCAAACAGCCCAAACTATTCTAAGAATATCGAGTGTCATGTATAACATCTAATGGAATAAATCCTAATTTTCAGTCGAAAATATCTGAAATGCAGTTCTGAATATCATATATTACCTGCTCTTGAATGATACTCCTTGCTTCAACGAGCTGAGCTTCTAGCTCAAGTTCTCTCTCTGTTACATCTGAAGTGAGTTCTGCCACCTTATGTGAATCTTGGAGTTGAAACATGCGCTCCTTTGAATTTGAAATAGGAGAACACACAAAATCTTTAGCTGTTCCACAATTATGTTCCACTCTCAAATTAATAGCTAATCTACAAGATTGCAATCTAATCAACCTTTATAGAAGTCATTTTTGTTCGGAGACTTTCTTCTATTTGATCTCTAGCCATGTGAAGAGGCAGATCAAACATGTCCTGCAACCAAAGATAGTAAACCTTATTGAACTCTTAAGGCAGTTAAGCTGCATACAAAAAAGTGATATTCTTTTTTCTGAAATTCTGACACACCGTCCTTCCACCTAATGGGGACTGTGAAGGGTCTGTATCTGGCCTCTCATTGACAGGACAGGACTGCTTCCCATTTGGAGCATTTAGGAATTCACGCATATCAACCTGAAATCAGTTTTAAGCTTCAAAAACATATACTTGCAAAGTAAAAGATCTTCATCACAGTAAATCACGTCTAAGTGATGGAGTTAGCTGTGCCACTATTTGCAGAAACTTGAATTGATACCTGCATTGAACGTAGCAATGCCCTCAAATCAGCATTCTCAGCAACTAGTTCTTGATTTTTGACTTCATAAGTATCCACCTAAAAGCAACAAAGTCATGTGACATTCGAGAAAGGCAAGAGAAACTTAAATGTTTCATTTGGGTACATACAATCTTTTTGTAGAACTCATTATCGGCCTTTTTTCCATTCCAAGTACCACGTGGTCGGCCTTCTTTCTGTTggcacaaaataaaaatatcaacaaaataatttatatgAAGCTACATTCATAGAGCAAGACTAATACATTTTTTACCTGTAGTAGATTCATAATTTCCATTCCTGATCTAGATTCCTTCTTTTTCTCCATTAATACTTGATTAAGACGTTCCTGTAAGAAATAGCCCATTCTAGCAGTTTAACTTGACAATACTCCCTTCATGATTTATATTACACTTCCAATCGGGCCAATAAGGAAAGCAAACACAACATACAACATACCTGCAACTTTATATACTCTTTCTCTTTTTTCTTCATCTCATGTATCTGCTGAGTTCTAACTTGCTGCGTattgtataaatttttttaaaatctattaATACAATGACCATGAGCAATGTGACAATCAAAGATGGATAGGTGAATACCTGATTACCCAAAACCATCTTCTGAAATTCATCTCGTTCCTGCTGCAACTTATCAATTTGAGCCTTGAAAACTGCAGTAGCTTTAGCTTCCTATTCATGTAGATTGATACATATAGTGAAGTTTTGTACCAATATCAGGTCAGTTCATATATGAACAATTTCATGCCAGAAACTGGTTAGATTTTTTGCTAACCGTTCTAGTCATTGTTGCTATGTCCCTATCTTTGCCAGATAACTGTGCTTCCAACCTCTCAACCTTGGCTTCCAACCTTGAAATGTCTGACATGAGTCTTCAAAAGGAGTAAGAAACCATGAGTCATTTTCTTCATATAAGGAGCGGAAAAGCTAAAAGGAGTGAAGGATGAATCCCGTGCGAATTGTGATgagaataaaatttatttttgtttcctcgtttaatttaaaatataaggtGGCCACAAATATTTGCTAATACAATATGAAAAGCACTCTCTATATCGAAATAGAACATATCCTGCCAGTTTACAGCAAATTAAGTCATGGGAATATATCAACTGTGTAGGACAAGCTCGCAGGAGACCATGTTTGAGTGCAGCTTTGACCAAAACCATTTAATCTGCCCATCCTTCCAAATATCAATACAATGAATCAACGTGATTTACAGAGTATCTCAAACTTTCAACATCATTCATTCGCTCTAAATTAAAGTAACCACAGAATACTCTGTGTTCACCATATCACCTCAATAATCAAAGTACTAAAGCCACTTTAGAAACAGCCCCTCCAAAATCCAAAGAAAATCTTAGTCTCAATTAAGAACAAATGTCCACACAAATAAGTCATAGTGTTTCATcagcgtttactttatcttgttttcttttgacgAAATGCAACCACAATTGAGCTAAATCACACAAAAATAAAGTCGTTTTCTTCATCATCTTTATACAGTTTTCTTTACTAAATATCTGATGCATTTATTCATCACATAATTATGAGTAGAAATAGCAACAAAAAAAACATTCATCTTCAAATTGAGCAAATAAACATTATCAGAACCATCACAGTCAAAAAGAAATAGAAGGTACCGTTGCCTCTGTTCATTGGCTGACTCCCTAAACTCAATGTCCCTCTGTCTCTGCTGCAACAATGCATACATGCAATTGCAAGTTCTAGCT
It encodes:
- the LOC140891468 gene encoding uncharacterized protein, which gives rise to MSPSEFDSDRRGSSANPTPLGGSEYAFADVNNLEHCAKYLNQTLVTFGFPASLDLFANDPVSVARTCNCMYALLQQRQRDIEFRESANEQRQRLMSDISRLEAKVERLEAQLSGKDRDIATMTRTEAKATAVFKAQIDKLQQERDEFQKMVLGNQQVRTQQIHEMKKKEKEYIKLQERLNQVLMEKKKESRSGMEIMNLLQKEGRPRGTWNGKKADNEFYKKIVDTYEVKNQELVAENADLRALLRSMQVDMREFLNAPNGKQSCPVNERPDTDPSQSPLGGRTDMFDLPLHMARDQIEESLRTKMTSIKERMFQLQDSHKVAELTSDVTERELELEAQLVEARSIIQEQASIMSKRLSKPERPRRLSGHMGTDRDFLLSSPSEGL